The DNA region TAAGCATGGGAGATAGCGCAAGAAAGACCCGCTGCTGTTGGCGAACAGACACGCTACCTAGAATCTCTCCAATGGCAGAGATAAGCGCTCCATGCGCAACGTTACGTAGCTGTGGTTGATTAAGCGCAATTGCTACCAGAGACTGAAATTTGGCGCTACCTCCTCCATCAATTTCTCCCTCACTACCACAGAAGAAACGGCGCTCCGTATTGAATGTTGCCAAGAGATCTTGCAGCGAGAGCTGCGAGGCGTGGTGGCACTGCTCTCTCACATTGATAAATAGGGCAGGAAGCAACTCTAGCTGGCCACCCTCGACTATAACCTTATCGATCGCCCCCCGGAGCAGATTAACGTCATTACTCATTAGTTGATGAGCGCCTAGAGCTATAATCTCTCTAACGATAGCCTCGCTAGGTATTTTGCGCTCATGACAGCTCTGAGTAACGTTAGCAGCTAACTCTGCTAACTGATCGATCTGAAAAGAGCTCTCTAGCGGATTATCGGGCAAGACAAGTGATAGATCCCATGAAGGAACCTCGCCTACCAGAGCCCGATTGGGCTCTGGTAATTTAAACTCTCGGCTCTGTTCCAAGTTGTTCCAGGTTAGCTGCCCCTATGGACAGTAGCGTAACACTTTATAGATTTCAGCCCAGTAGTTTTTAGGGTTCCTCACCGATAGGTGTGGGTACATTAGATGGAAAACCCCTGCGCGGGAACGTGAACCGCTTCCCGTTACCTGCTCCCGCTCCGATACCGACTAACCATTGAAAACCAGCTTTGACAGCATGGCCGCCAAATGGAGGTTGCGGCGCGGCGCAACTGGTTGACAATATCGCTATTTCTATTCGGGAGGAGGCGAATAACAATAATAACCTATTCAGTAATTCTACCGCCTTTTGATAGACTTCGAGATTTTCATGACAAAATATATCTTCTATTAATCGGTTCTTTTCGAAATAAGTTTCCGCTACCGGTGCGGGAGCAGGTAACGGGAAGCGGTTCACGTTCCAGCGCAGGGATTCAGCATCCATTATCTTACATTATTCGACCGGCTTTTCCTCCAACTGCCGCGCATAGTTATGCCATCATCCAGTAGCCTCCCACCCACGCTTATTGGTGAGGAACCGTTTTTAGTACTACCATAGATCGCTATTCTTGCTTATCTTAGTCTCTATATGCGCAGCATACTTATTATTATCGGGATCATACTTATCCTTATCGGTGGACGCGACGCCTTTAAGCTCTATAGCTTTATAAATAAAGCCGAGTCCGTAGAGGCATTGGTGATGGTAATAGAAGAGCTACGTGGCTCACCCAAGCCCCGACAACGAACACCGCTACACGTTGAGTACAGATTAAAGAACGGCTCTCAATACCGATCGATCACCCACCTCCCACTTCTACAGAGGATAGAGCAGGGTGATACCATTAAGCTGTGGGTAGACCCCCTCAATCCACAGGACGTACGACTGCCACTACTCTCTGAGCACCTAGCGCGACCGCTAACGCTGATAGTGATAGGGCTTGTGCTAATGATAGGAGCAGGCTTCTACTCCTCGAAATCACCACCATCATCACCCATATCATCCAAAGCTCCGGCGGAGTCCTCCTCTACGTGAGGCACGATAGCCTGCAGGGTTTTGGTGTCATCTAGATCGTCTTCATCATCACCATCGTCGTTATCAACGTGTAGCTGAGCTGTTGCGGCAGCACTCGATGGTGGAACAAGTGGGATCTCGATTATATTGGGGTTAATAGGTGGCACCGCTAGATCCAGATGCTTGGCTGACTGGTTAACGGCGGTCTCGGCAAACACAGGAGCGCACTCCACCAGCACCATTGCAAGTCCGAGTACTATATATGTGTATGTCGCTTTCATGCAGTTTCCTTATTTATTACCCACTATAAATACGCCTATTGCCTCATCTTTGCTCGCTCTCGGGGTTAGATCAAGGGCTTACCTTAACCTTAATATTGTGCAGCTAATCGCGCCAGACTAGACTAAAGATCTATAATTTTGGAGAGGGTCACCATGAACCATATAAAGCTTATATCCCTTGTCGTACTTAGCCTGCTGAGCGCCTGTACGGGGGCTCAATACCACCGTGACGCAGTCTCTGCCGACAGAAAATCCGCCATCACCGTCGGACAGGTGCAACGTGAGGTGCGGGTCGGTATGTCGGGAGCTGATGTGGCAGGGGTGCTAGGCTCACCTAACGTAGTTACATCAGACGAGGATCGACGCGAGACCTGGATCTACGACAAGATCTCAACGGAGCGGGCCTACTCTAGCGATTCTGGTGGAATCTCGAGCCTTATCCTTGGGGGAGCGGAGGTCGGAGCTGGATTAGTTGGCGCGGGTCTTGGCTCATCGTACGCAGCGAACAGCGGCGCTTCCGCCACAACGCAAAAAACCCTAACTGTTATAATTAAGTTTGATCATAACAAGCGGGTCAGGGACTTCGCCTATCACTCATCACAGTTCTAGAAATAGTTATGCGTTTACCGTTTCTATTGCTAGCTACTATCGCCAGCACCGTACTCCCTGCTCTATCAGGGTGCTCGTACCATATTCCGAAGGAGGCCCTGACGCTACAACCTGAGGCGGCCTCGCTACGTCGCCTTCAGACCCGCCGCTTCGATACCTCAGACGAATCGGAGCTGCTGCAAGCCTCACTCTCGGTGCTTCAAGATCTCGGTTTTGAGCTCGATGAATCTGAGGCCAAGCTTGGGCTCCTTGTGGCATCAAAGAATAGGAACGCTACGGACGCCGTGCAGATTACCAACAAGATTATAGTCGGTGTTTTTGTGGGCACCAATATCCCTGTAGACGTTACACAACGTATCAGGATCTCTCTAGTAACTCGCGCCATGAGCCCAAGGGAGTCCACCGTTCGCATCACCTTTCAGCGTATGGTGTGGAACGACTTGGGCCAGATCTCACGGATTGAGAGCTTAGAGGACCCTGCACTCTACCAGGAGTTTTTTTCAAAGCTCTCTAAATCACTTTTTCTTGAGGCTCACAACATCTAATGAAAAACCTAATGTGCGCTACCTTCGTTCTCACCCTCTGTAGCGGCTGTGTGCCGATGAACTCCGGCATATTAGATTCGGAGCAATCTCAGGTTCAGCTTCGCCAGATCCAGTCACGTGGATTTGATACGCAGGATCGTGAAAAAACTCTGCGCGCCGTTATTGCAACTTTGCAGGACCTAAGTTTCGTTGTTGATAAGGCCGACCTTGAACTCGGAACCGTCAGCGCAACTAAGCTTGATGGCTACTCAATGCGCATGACCGTTTCGGTGCGGCAGCGTGGCAATCGCGAGATAATCGTGCGGGCTAACGCCCAGTTTAATGACCGTCCGGTGCTCGATCCACAGCCGTATCAGAGCTTCTTCGTGGCGCTCGAGCGCTCGATATTTCTAAGCTCTCACTCGGTCGACTAACGCATACCCTACTCAATTACGAAGGTCTCCTTCGGGCTGTACTTACTCTTAATAGCGGTTCCGCTCGATGTTTCTCCCGTTACGCGATAACGTACGGTATAGCTGCCAGGGGAGAGCTTGCGTGCTGTAATCTGGTTGCGAGTTGTATTTCTAATGATCCTAGTTTTGGGTCTCGCTAAGCGGATCTCTACGTTGTATTTCACACTCGTAGCGAAGGTGCCAACGCTTAATGATCCTATATTAGCATCCGAGAACTCCTGCAACGTGAAGGTTGCCTTTCTCGAGGTAATCGCGATATCTGGTGGAGCGCCTAGAATAACGCCGCTAGTAAGTGGGGGTGGTGGCACATCAATATCAGCTCGATAGATCGGTGTATTAGTGCCCCCAGCCCCAATACTATTTAAGTTAAAGGCCCGCGAGGTAAACGATGTCCTGACCGCAAGCGAATTAAATCCAGCTCCACCGATTGAGACCTGGGCACTTGTATCGTCACCAGCCACTCCGCCTGAGGTAACGCTAGTACGAAAAACCTCTCCAGTGATCACGTTCTTTATGTAACTCTGCGCAAAGTTGCCGGTCGGACCCTGGGCAAGGTTCGTACCGGTATCAGAGAACGCCACATAAAATCCGTTCGGTGATATCCTGGCGCTTGTTGCTCTACCGTTACTGAGAGCTCCGTTAATAGATGTGTTGATAACTGTCGGAACTTTATTCATGCTGTTACTAATAGTGGCAACGGCATTAGTTGTACTACCGCCCAGATTAGAAGCCTGGGTTAGAAAGGTGCGAATATCACCCCGAAACGATAGGCTTGGCAGAGATGAATCACCATTACCAAGGGTCCCATCTGCAGCCCTACTAAGAACAAAGGTTTGCTCATTCCCCATGCTGTTCAGAAAAACCTGCTTGAACCCTCCGGAAAAATCTTCATCCCGTACCAAATTTGTAGCTGCACTGGAAAACGCTAAGTAGCTACCGTTTCCACTTAATACAAGATCAAAGCAATCCGCATCGGGCCGAATCCTAGGTGTCCTAATATCTTCAACAACGGCGAGACCGTCACGTTGTATCTTTACGCTAGCACCAAACGGAACCATCAATGGTATTAACCCTCCTACAACATCAGCTGAGAGAGCGATATTTGTAGCTTGCGAAAGAAAGCCTATCATAAACTTGGGAGGATTTGATGGAACAACCGTTACCGAGGGGAATCTACTCTCACCGTTACCGCCAAGCAAAGGAACTGGGTTTCTGGAGGCATCTAATGCGCGCGAAATAAGGATAGTTTCGCCGCTAGGCTCTAACCTCATATATATCTGCGTAGGGTTTAGACTCCCGCTCGGTGGTGGTGGTTGGTATCCGCTAACTATATCTCGTGCGTTGGATGCAAATACGATCGCATACCCACCATCTGGAAGTATGGGGCTAATAGCCGGATCCTTCGAATCGCCACTAGGAAAGCCTCCTGAGCTGCCCCTGCTTACCAGGGAAATAACGCCCTTAACGCTCTTAAAAATATCAGCAAGTTGGTTATTGTCATCTGCAACTAGGTTGCTTGCCTCGGAGCTAAATACGATTATATCACCGTTCGGTGCGATGGCCGAATTCTGACTTGCCCCGCTAGGTGCCTGCCCATCTATCGTAGTAGAAACGATCTGCGCCCCTGTCGTCGTAAGCTGCGCCTCTGCTGTTTGAACTACACAATAGAGCACAACGAGCGCACTAAAAATTATCTTCATAGCGTTACCTCCCACTTTTAAAGCTTATCGGTAGAATACAACGAGTTACTTAACCTCAAAATCCAACTCTCCAGCCCAGCCTTGTGGAAGATTAACCGATCGAAGCTCTTCTGACTCACCTTTGTACAACGATAGTGTTTTAGCCAGACGTCCATCCTGCAGCGCTATCTTGGCAAACAGCTCACAGCATTCGGGAAATTTTGCAGCGCTGAATAAAGCCAGCGCCCCATTCCAGTCAGCAATAACCCCCGGCTCAAGTGGGGGGTCGAAGACAGTAAAGAGCCGAACTGGCTCCGTCCTACCCTTTACCCTAACGGTAGCGATCGGCACGGCCCCCGCAAAGCCACCAGCATCCTTTATAGTTGCATCGGTCAAAAGGATACTCGTGCCGAAGTACTTATTAAGTCCCTCGACACGGGATGCTAGATTAACAGAGTCCCCGATCGCTGTGTAATCAAAGCGCTTTTGCGAGCCTAGATTTCCGACCAGCATCGGCCCAGTGTGAATACCGATACGGGTCAAGAGAGCTGGGAAGCGTTGTGTGGCGTTAAACTTCGCTAGCTCCTTCTGGATTGAGATGGCGGCTTTAATCGCTAGCTCTGCATGGTTAGGGAGCTTTATCGGAGCTCCCCAGATCGCAAAGATCGCATCCCCAATAAACTTAAGCAGCGTACCCTGATTCTTAAATACAACCTCGACCACCTCGGTGAAGTAGGCGTTGAGCATCTCCGATGTCTTTTCGGCGGGCATGCCCTCACTTATGGTTGTAAAGTCAGCGATATCGGTAAAGAGCGCCGTAATCCATAACTTCTCCCCTCCTAGCTTAAGCGCTCCCCCCTCAGATTGAAGCTTCGGAACCATATCTGGCGAAACGTAAAGCGAAAAGGCGGAGCGCAGGCTCTCTGCTGATCTACGCGCAGAGAGGTAGGAATAAAGAGCGCTACAGAGCAGGATAACAGGGAGTTCAATCAGCACTATCGGTGCACCGGCAAGGAAGAATCCAGACTGGATAGCAATAAAAGCTGCTACGCTCCAGAGCACTATTAGCCCCCCAACCATTGAGCCAAACACAACAGGCGAGACCGATAATGATAAAAAGGTAGCGCCTACTGCCAGTAGCGCCCCTAGGAGCCGCTCTACTATCGGAGGGGGTCTTTGTATCCACGAGCCATTTATAAGGTTGGCAGCTATCGTGGCATGCACCTCAAGGCCAAAGACTAGCGGGGGGCCGTAGGGTGAGACGTAGCTATCCTTCTGAGAGCCGCCGGTATCGGAGCGCATTAAGAGCCCAACGAAAACCACTGAATCCTTAAAGATCTCCTTAGAGAGATCGGCGTCCGCGCTCAACAGCTCCCAATAGGAAAATATAGACAACGTTCGACCCGGGCCGTAGTAACGGATCAGATCGTAGGGCCCCGGAAGCCCCACTGCATTAGAGTTAAATAGTCCAGCTCCGGCGTAGGCAAGGAAGGGGAACTTACGCTCCTGGTCTGAGCGTGCTAGGGGAAAGCTTCTGATAACTCCCTGGCGCTCCCGTAGCCCGATCAGAGCCTCCTTGGCTGCCTTTCGAAAGGGCTCAAACGGCTGCTCAAGATCCTCTATCATATATCCGCCACCCTGCTTCTGGATGTAGCGCATACTCGCTTCAACACCGATTACGGAGGGTAGTAGAGCCAATGCCTCCGCTAGCTCCTGATCGCTTTGTGGATCTGCCCCTGGGCCAACAAAGAGCACGTCGAACACTACCCTCTTGGCACCAAGCTCATGTAGTTTATGTAGCAATTTAGCGTGCAACCCACGCGGCCACGGTGGGCCGTATGGAACGTTTAGCTCCCGATAGCTGGCCTCATCGATAGCGATGACTACGACCCCTGGTGGTGGGGCATCTGCTCCCCGTATCTGAAGCCAAAGATCCGAGACCCGATATTCTATGTCATCGACCAGGGTCGTAACGGACGCAACGAGCATCGTGACGATACCAACGGAGATGGCGATAACAGAACGGATCCAAAACTTCATGCCTATAGTTTTAACACCACTCGTGCTGGCTGGCGACCGTATTTGTGCAGGCTAGATCGTATCTTGGTAGAGCTTGCCCTTCGGGCTATCCTAGTGGCGTTCGATAATTTGCCCACTAGTCGAGGTCTAAAAAGTGAACCGTATTATACTAGCTGCTATAATCATCTGCGCCGTTACTGTAACGCCCCAAGGGGCTGTCGCTCAAGAATCGGTCGCTAAGGTGTTCTCCCTGCAGGGCAGTGCAACGATTGTGCGAAACGGGGCGCTACTGCCTGTTAGTGAGGGGTTTGCAATCATATCGGGAGATGAGGTTCGGGTTGGCGAACCAGGGCGTATCGCCATGGAGCTAACGGACGGCTCCTACGTTCGGCTTCCTTCGGGTAGCATGATGAGGTTCCCTGAGAAGGGGGACTCCCTTAATCTTCTCGAAGGAGCGTTGCAATTCTTTAGTCACTCCGAGCACCATCCGGAGGTGATTACCGAGCACGTTACTGCGGCTATTAGGGGAACTGAGTTCTCTGTAACGACCGACAAAAATCAAACCGCTATCTCGATGGTCTCTGGCTCCCTTGACGGTGTTAGCCCTATGGGTCGAGCAGCACTCGCTGCGGGGCAGGGGGCGCGTTTTGCCCGTAATAAGCCACCAGAGCTGTTTACCATAATATCATCACAGCATTCCGTTCAGTGGAGCCTCTTCGTGCCGTTCCTGCCTAGCACAGAACCGGGAGCTCTCCCGGAGCCTGGCCAAAAGGTTGTCAAAAGCAAAGATCCCTGCGCCCCAGATAATGTGCAAAGGGGCCGCATGTTGGTTTCAAGTGGAGATCCAGAGGGCGGCGCTGCGTTACTAGAGTCTTGCGTAGCGAGCTATTCTAGCACCCCTGCACACGCCCTTGCGACTGCGAGCCTAGCCCTTGTGCGGCTAGCACAGGGCGATAAAAACGCTGCTGAGGGGCTTTCCAGCCGAGCTATTCTAGCAACCCCTGATTCGGCTACGGCGAGGCTAGCGCGTTCCTTCGTTCTTCAGGAGCGTGGAGATCTAGAGGGTGCCCTAGCTCTTATAAAAGGGGGTGCTACGCTCAACGACGATAACCTTCGTGCGCGTGAGGCCGAGCTGCAATTTATGTTCGGCAACGTAAGTGCTGCGAAGCAGCTCCTTGAAGGCATACCTGATCGCTCCTGGTACGCCGAGGCCATCTACGGCTTCGTATTACTGGGTGATAGATCGTTTGATCAGGCCGAACGGGCCTTTAAGAGGGCTATTCAAGCCGAGCCTGGGGCTGCTCTACCTCACGCTGGTCTCGGTATAGTTTCATTCAATAAAGGAGAGCTCGCGGAAGCTCGCAAAGATTTTGAGCGTGCTACGGTATTAGAGCCAGCACGCGCCATGTACCGCAGCTACCTTGCAAAAGACTACTTTGAGGATAATAACTACTCAGCGGCTAATCCGGAGTATGAGCGCGCAATTCAACTAGATCCAAACGATCCGACCCCCTATCTTTACCGCAGCTTTATGCGCGTGGCAGAGAATAATCTGATCGGTGCCCTTGATGATCTAGGTAAAGTACGAGAGCTTTCAGACAAGCGGGACGTTTATCGCTCCAGCTTTTTACTCGACCAGGATAGCGCCGTACAGGCCGCCTCTATCGGGCGGGTTTATCAACAGTTAGGTTTTAAGGAGAGGGGGCGTGTAGAGGCCGTAACTGCTCTCACCGATAACTATCAGAACGCGAGTGCGCATCGACTTCTCTCCGAGACGCAGGAGGACCTCTTTGCTGCTGACACGATCCTATCAGAGCGACGCATGGCGAACCTCTTTGCGCCGCTCAGTATCAACGTAGTCGACTCGATCGGCACCGGGGTATCTCTCAATGAATATTCGCAACTTCTTGAGCGGGACGGCTGGAGAACCGCCGTTAACTCATTCTATGATTCGCAGAACGACACCATGAAGAGCGGAGTGTTGAGCGCCTACAAGAATGAAAATATGGTCCTAGGGCTAAGCGCTGACGGTGTTGGCCGAAACGGCATCACCGAGGACCCGCGTGCCTCTGCCGGCAATATCGGCTTTTCGCTACAGAGCCAACCTAGTTGGAGCGAGCGTTTCTTACTGGAGGGGCGCGGGATTATAACGAACGAGTCGGACTCCTTTGAGAGTCGCAATGCTCTGAACGGTCACCTGAGTGCTGCGTGGCTGCACCGCTTCTCGGCAACGACAACTGCTATACTTAATTCGACCTACGATCGGGAGCGAGCTCAGCGCCATCTTCCGATTAATCCGAGCAATCCAGAGGCGCAGGATAACTATTTAGTTACAACGATCTTCGACAACATCTCTGAAACCACCAATGAGCTGCTGCAATCGGATAAGCGCGACAATCGTTACGAAACAAACGTTGTGAACGAGGCGCAGCTCATCTCTGATCACGGAGATGTTTCTTCTATACTGACCTATCGAAATACGGCGACCGATATCGATGCCTACGATCAAACAAGCACACAGCTTGAGTTTGCCGATGGCACTAGCCTTGATATCCCCCTTGAGAGTGCGGGGCCGGTCAACTTAAATGGTAATTCGGTCTCGTATCTGGGCGATCTTACTATTCAGGATGGCCTTCACCTTAATTTCGGCGGCGAGTTTGAGTCGATAGAGTTTGCACAGGACCCGCGCCTTCCTCCATATATACCTAACTCCCTTAGCCAGTCTTTATGGAGCCCCAAGGCAGGTATCGTATACAAGCCGGACCAAACCCTGATCTTCAGAACCGGTTACGGCGAGTCGCTCGGTAAGGGCACCAACACAGACCTCACCAGTATCGAGCCGACATTAATCGGCGGCATTACGCAGCGCTACAACGACCTTCCCGGCACAAAGGCGCAAACGTTCGGTGTTGGGCTAGATCTTCATCCCCGTAAGAGCACCTTCTACGGGGCAGAATGGACTAAACGGTGGCTCGATCTCTTACAGCAGGATACGGAGTACGATATTACTATAGACTTTGATACCTCCGTTATTACGAGGGGGGTTTCGGCTGGCGATCCTTACTCTACTACTAGTGGGCAGGATTTTGTGTCGGCCTATATCTACGAGGTTCTTAGTGAGCATCTAGTAGCCGGGCTCGATTACCGCTTTGCGATGCAGGATATTGCGGGGGACGATAGGTATACGACCAACGATCACCGTGGTAAGGCCTTCTCACGCTACTTTTTCACGCACGGGGTATTCCTGCAGGGCTCCTCGACATACCGCTACCAGCGCGAGAATAGCTACGACCAGGGGGGCTCGAATAGCGATAACGCGATGTTATTCGGGGCCGGTATCGGGTATAGGCTTCCAACCAGGGGCGGTATTTTACTGCTAGATGTGCAGAACATCTTTGGGGAGAATATAGATATTAATCAGGCTTCATACTTTAATGAGCCTGTATTTAGCGAACCAACCGTAGCGTTAACGGCTAATTTCAACTTCTAACAATCTGTACCTGCCTGACAAAGGATAGCATGGCGATCGATCTCGATATCCCTACCGGGAGTAGTGTGCTTGTGACCGGAGCTTCTGGGTATACCGGACAGGTGTTGACCCGTAAGCTTGTAGCGCTCGGTTTTCGGGTGCGCGCCGTTGCGCGTACTAACTCAAACCTTAAGCCGCTAGAGGATCTACCGATTGAGTGGATACGGGGTGAGGTCTACGATCCTCAGGTCACCGAGCAAGCGGTAGCGGGCGTTGAGTACCTCTTTCACGTCGCTGCGGCTTACAGAGAGGCTAAGATCTCGGATGAAACCTACTACAAGGTGCACGTAGAGAGCACGAAGCTCTTGGCGCAGGCTCTTAATGGCTCGCCAAACTTTAAAAGGTTCGTGCACGTTTCAACTGTTGGGGTGCATGGTCATATCGAGGAGCCTCCGGCGGATGAATCGTATCGTTTCGATCCTGGCGATATCTATCAACGCACCAAAGCTGAAGGGGAGCTCTGGATAGCGGAGTATGCGCGCAGTACCGGATTGCCTATAACTATAGTTCGACCGGCTGCGATCTACGGCCCAGGTGACAGACGGCTTCTAAAGCTCTTTAAACTCGCAGGCAAGCCGATATTCCCACTCTTTGGCGCGAAACAGGGGTTCTATCACCTGATTCATGTAGAGGATCTGACGGATATCTTTATTACTGCGGCGCTGCATCCAGAAGCCCTTGGCCAAGCCTTTATCGCCGGTAATCCGAGTCCTACTCGACTAGAAGATATAGTGCGTACGATAGCATCGGAGCTTAATAATAAGCGCCTCTGCTTTCTTAGGCTACCAGCCTGGCCCCTTTTTCTAGCAGCCGATCTATGCGAGGCGCTCTGCAAGCCGTTTGGAATCGAGCCCCCGCTTTATCGTCGTCGTGTTGCCTTTTTTACCAAGGACCGAGCCTTCGACACCTCTAAGCTTCAGAAGCGCCTCGGCTATCGCTACACCGTTGATGTTGAAGCGGGGCTACGAAATACCTCGCGGTGGTACCGTGAGCAGGGCTGGTTATAGCTCGCAACACCCCGTTCTTTAAGCTACTTATACTAAAGGCATCCTTTTTCCTCCTAAAGATCTCCTATAGGTATCCGATATAAGGAGAGTTGGTATATAGGGAGGAGATTAATGCCCATTTCATTTTTCCTAAGTGTGGCTCTATTTGGCGCCCTTATCGGCGCAACCATAATGTGGCTTGTGATGCGCATGAAGCAAGTGGCGCAGGAGGCCTGCCTTACCGAGCGTCTTGCGCAACAGGAGCTGCGCTACCAGGAGCAGCTAGCGATATTTCAGGACGCCGAGGACAAACTAAGCGATTCCTTTAAAGCGCTCTCCGCCGAGGCTCTTAAAACCAACTCAGAGCAGTTCACAAGACAGTTTGGGGATACGGCGCGTGCGCTTTTAGAGCAGCTTGGTGGCTCCTCTAAGGCGCAGGTCGACACGGGCCATAAACTACTCGAGACGATCGGCAGATCTATCGCTGACAAGATTATTGAAGTCGATAGAAGTGTTAAGGAGATCCACAAAAACAGGATCTCAACCGATGCCCAGCTGCAGAAGCAACTAGAGAGCATCAGCAGCACTAGCGAGCGGGTTGGAAGCGAGACCGCAAAGCTCCATAATATACTGACTAACTCAAGGGTGCAGGGGGTCTGGGGACAGAACGAGCTGCGCAGCGTAGTTGAGAACGCCGGCATGCTGGAGCACTCTGATTTTTTTGAGCAAGAAACGGTCAGTGGCCTTGATGGTCAATACCGTCCAGATCTACGGGTCAGGCTTCCAAATGGCTTTAACGTTATTATAGACGCCAAGGCCCCGATGCAAGCCTACTACGATGCTGCAACGGCCACCGATGCGCAGCTTCGTAAGAGCAAGCTCAAGGAGCACGCTGCGGCTGTTAAGGCTCACATTAGGGAGATGGCGCGCAGGAACTATCCTGCGATAGCGGCCTTTGCGCCCGCCCTGGAGTACACCGTTATCTTTCTTCCGAGTGAGAGTCTTTTCTTTGGGGCGTTAGAGGGCGGCGATGACCTGCTACGCTTTGCAGAGCAACATAAGGTGGTAATTACAACCCCACTAAGCTTAATGGCCTTTCTGCGCGCGGTTGCCTGTGGCTGGACCCAGGTTGCGGTACAGGAGAACGCCCAGGAGATTCAACGGCTCGGCCAGGAGCTACATAAGCGCATAGGGCGCTTTATGGCGGGCTTTGCTAGGGTCGGAAGGGGGTTGGATACGGTCGTTAAAAGTTATAACGACACGGTCGGTATGCGCCGCAACCTAGACAGCTCCTTAAATCGATTTCAGGAGCTCGGTGCTGGGGATGGAAGCCTACTAGAGGCGGGCGCGGATATCCCAAGCGATGTGCGCATCTTTGAAGTGGAAGAGGAGTCCTTACGCGAGCTCCTCGGCCCCTAATAGTATAGCGCCAACTCAGCAGCTCTACAGCTTTCGCTACGGCAACTTACGCACAATATCCTCAAGATCCGTCAGATCTAGATATTCACGGAGATTCTTATAGTGCACTTTGCGCGCAGTTAGATCGAGCCCCATATCCTCATAGTGCAGGAGCGTCCTTTTA from Pseudomonadota bacterium includes:
- a CDS encoding DNA recombination protein RmuC — its product is MPISFFLSVALFGALIGATIMWLVMRMKQVAQEACLTERLAQQELRYQEQLAIFQDAEDKLSDSFKALSAEALKTNSEQFTRQFGDTARALLEQLGGSSKAQVDTGHKLLETIGRSIADKIIEVDRSVKEIHKNRISTDAQLQKQLESISSTSERVGSETAKLHNILTNSRVQGVWGQNELRSVVENAGMLEHSDFFEQETVSGLDGQYRPDLRVRLPNGFNVIIDAKAPMQAYYDAATATDAQLRKSKLKEHAAAVKAHIREMARRNYPAIAAFAPALEYTVIFLPSESLFFGALEGGDDLLRFAEQHKVVITTPLSLMAFLRAVACGWTQVAVQENAQEIQRLGQELHKRIGRFMAGFARVGRGLDTVVKSYNDTVGMRRNLDSSLNRFQELGAGDGSLLEAGADIPSDVRIFEVEEESLRELLGP